A genome region from Pirellulales bacterium includes the following:
- a CDS encoding anthranilate synthase component I family protein, whose protein sequence is MTPPTARNGGSIAGAGLTSAGISDDTIAPYRAAEADESIWIEELHPAPAAEAVFRRLSVLPHCLYLDSARRDRELGRYSFVAADPFDFTEARHSEQAADPLADLARRMAAFSSAPIAGLPPFQGGAAGLLSYDFAHRLERLPPPRCDEFEIPTMAMGLYDLVVAFDHFEGRAWIISQGFPEIESPARRRRARGRAQQFRQLLETSQIGSRPDRARSPNSRREIDAARLAPQFSIDERFAGDAVRGARLTSNFSPERYIATVARAIEYIRAGDIFQVNLSQRLLCPATDDSVSLYLRLRERNPAPMAGYFDLGEFQIVSASPERFLRVADGRVEARPIKGTRRRTARPEADLFAGDELRESEKDNAENVMIVDLLRNDLARVCLPESVTVSELCRLEVFEFVQHLVSVVQAELTTGNTAIDLIRAAFPGGSISGAPKIRAMQIIAELEPTARGAYCGCLGFLGFDGSMDMNLLIRTITAGRGWWQMPVGGGIVAQSDPVREYEETWHKAEGMIRALG, encoded by the coding sequence ATGACGCCACCCACTGCTCGCAACGGCGGATCGATCGCGGGCGCGGGTCTCACGAGCGCTGGAATCTCGGACGACACGATCGCGCCCTACCGCGCGGCCGAGGCCGACGAATCGATTTGGATCGAAGAATTGCATCCCGCGCCGGCGGCTGAGGCAGTGTTTCGCCGCCTTTCGGTGTTGCCGCACTGCTTATATCTCGACAGTGCACGGCGCGATCGCGAGCTTGGCCGCTATTCGTTCGTCGCCGCTGATCCGTTCGACTTCACGGAGGCGCGGCATTCCGAGCAGGCGGCCGATCCACTGGCGGATCTTGCTCGGCGAATGGCGGCGTTTTCGTCGGCCCCGATTGCCGGCCTGCCACCGTTTCAGGGCGGCGCCGCCGGATTGCTGTCGTATGATTTCGCTCACAGACTCGAACGTTTGCCACCGCCGCGCTGCGACGAATTCGAGATTCCGACAATGGCGATGGGGCTCTACGACCTCGTCGTCGCATTCGACCATTTCGAGGGTCGGGCTTGGATCATCTCACAGGGATTTCCCGAAATCGAGAGCCCCGCGCGCCGCCGACGAGCTCGCGGACGAGCGCAGCAATTCCGACAATTGCTCGAAACGTCGCAAATCGGCTCTCGCCCGGACCGCGCCCGCTCGCCGAATTCTCGTCGGGAGATCGATGCCGCTCGACTAGCCCCGCAATTCTCCATCGACGAACGATTCGCAGGCGATGCCGTTCGTGGAGCACGGCTCACCAGCAACTTCTCGCCCGAACGATATATTGCCACAGTTGCCCGTGCCATCGAATACATTCGCGCCGGCGATATCTTTCAGGTCAATCTCTCCCAGCGGCTGCTTTGCCCGGCGACGGACGATTCGGTGTCGCTCTATCTGCGGCTCCGCGAGCGAAACCCGGCGCCGATGGCGGGCTATTTCGATCTGGGGGAGTTTCAAATTGTCAGCGCATCGCCCGAGCGGTTCTTGCGCGTTGCCGATGGGCGGGTCGAAGCGCGGCCGATCAAGGGCACGCGTCGCCGCACGGCCCGGCCCGAGGCCGATTTGTTCGCCGGCGACGAATTGCGGGAAAGCGAAAAGGATAACGCCGAGAATGTGATGATCGTCGATCTGCTGCGCAACGATCTGGCCCGCGTCTGCCTGCCAGAGAGCGTCACGGTCAGCGAGCTTTGCCGGCTCGAGGTTTTTGAGTTCGTGCAGCATTTGGTGTCGGTCGTGCAAGCAGAGCTCACCACCGGGAACACGGCGATCGATCTCATTCGGGCCGCATTCCCCGGCGGTTCGATCTCCGGCGCCCCGAAAATCCGCGCGATGCAGATCATCGCCGAACTTGAGCCCACCGCTCGCGGAGCCTATTGCGGTTGCCTGGGATTTTTGGGCTTTGATGGTTCCATGGACATGAACCTTTTGATCCGCACGATCACGGCCGGGCGCGGCTGGTGGCAAATGCCGGTCGGCGGCGGGATCGTTGCCCAAAGCGACCCGGTCCGCGAATACGAAGAAACGTGGCACAAAGCCGAAGGAATGATCAGGGCATTAGGGTGA
- a CDS encoding DUF6513 domain-containing protein, translating into MQPDRPERIHFVTGRLAEHALREELAQLAARVGFSYTIDVLPITVAALMTPEWIARRIHVPPDADRVLLPGYCEGDLRPVEEAAAKPVERGPRDLRRLAAFFGHEPPPTDYGARDIQIVAEINHCPRLPLLAILAEARRLAADGADMIDVGCDPGGPWSGVADVVRALRDAGHRVSIDSLDPREIEPAVRAGAELVLSVNSSNREAAVDWGCEVVVVPDLPAEPATVPFCEVPGTVPFCEVFGAKGDSLLPGLEETVAHLAAAGVRLRIDAVLEPIGLGFAASLLRYFEVRRRFPDAEMLMGVGNLTELTDVDSAGINVLLLAICEELGIRSVLTTQVINWARGSVGECDVARQLVYHAVRHRTLPKHVDPRLIMLRGPEPARFGDEQLDRLAAEIKDNNYRIFAEDGRIHVVSAGLHLADRDPFVLAEQLLAMQRRNLDAGHAFYLGYEMAKAVTALTLSKDYRQDEALDWGYLTRPEQSHRLKRTKPAEPEKEPPHGAADPPPNDPPSPAALP; encoded by the coding sequence ATGCAACCCGACCGACCTGAGCGGATTCATTTCGTCACGGGGCGGTTGGCGGAACACGCGCTGCGCGAAGAATTGGCGCAGCTGGCCGCCCGCGTCGGCTTCAGCTATACGATCGACGTGCTGCCGATCACGGTCGCGGCGCTGATGACGCCGGAGTGGATCGCGCGGCGAATTCATGTGCCGCCGGATGCCGATCGCGTGCTCTTGCCCGGCTATTGCGAAGGCGACTTGCGGCCGGTCGAGGAAGCGGCGGCGAAGCCTGTCGAGCGCGGGCCGCGCGATTTGCGCCGGCTGGCCGCATTTTTCGGCCACGAGCCGCCCCCAACCGACTACGGCGCCCGCGACATCCAAATCGTCGCGGAGATCAATCATTGCCCGCGGTTGCCGCTTCTCGCAATCCTTGCGGAAGCTCGGCGATTGGCTGCCGATGGGGCCGACATGATCGACGTCGGCTGCGATCCGGGCGGACCGTGGAGTGGCGTGGCCGACGTGGTGCGAGCCCTGCGCGACGCCGGCCATCGCGTGTCGATCGATAGTCTCGATCCGCGTGAAATCGAGCCGGCGGTGCGGGCAGGCGCCGAATTGGTGTTGTCGGTGAATTCGTCGAACCGCGAGGCGGCCGTCGATTGGGGCTGCGAAGTGGTCGTGGTGCCGGACCTCCCGGCCGAACCGGCGACCGTCCCCTTTTGCGAAGTCCCGGGGACTGTCCCCTTTTGCGAAGTCTTCGGAGCAAAAGGGGACAGTCTCCTTCCCGGCCTCGAAGAAACCGTCGCCCATCTGGCGGCGGCCGGCGTCCGGTTGCGGATCGACGCCGTGCTGGAGCCGATCGGGCTTGGTTTTGCCGCCAGCTTGCTCCGCTATTTCGAAGTTCGCCGCCGGTTTCCCGATGCGGAAATGCTGATGGGCGTCGGAAACTTGACGGAGCTGACCGACGTCGATTCCGCAGGCATCAATGTGTTGCTGCTGGCGATTTGCGAAGAGCTCGGGATTCGCAGCGTGCTGACGACGCAGGTGATCAATTGGGCCCGGGGCAGCGTGGGCGAATGCGATGTGGCTCGGCAGTTGGTCTATCATGCGGTGCGGCATCGCACGTTGCCAAAGCACGTCGACCCGCGGCTGATCATGCTCCGCGGCCCGGAGCCGGCCCGTTTCGGCGACGAACAATTGGATCGCCTTGCGGCCGAGATCAAAGACAACAACTACCGCATCTTTGCCGAGGATGGCCGGATTCATGTCGTCAGCGCGGGGCTGCATCTTGCCGACCGCGATCCGTTTGTGCTGGCCGAACAATTGCTCGCCATGCAGCGGCGCAACCTCGACGCCGGGCATGCCTTTTACTTAGGATACGAGATGGCCAAGGCGGTCACCGCACTGACCCTTTCGAAAGATTATCGACAAGATGAAGCGTTGGACTGGGGTTATCTGACCCGCCCTGAGCAAAGCCACCGGCTCAAGCGAACCAAACCGGCCGAGCCTGAAAAAGAACCGCCGCACGGAGCGGCCGATCCGCCACCGAACGATCCGCCTTCCCCGGCTGCATTGCCATGA
- a CDS encoding peptidase S10 has translation MKLRYTILLCFVALPALADQPAQAPSKASASSTAPAKSSAAQSPAPHGTAAATVPLPNGTAKTDQGETEQIKAEQPKHEPAGSEHPGAIQEAARGHHHPEQSPGPSAASAVSAEAVDETPVATHHKITVGGKTIAYTATVAQMPIKNARGETEAHIFYMAYTLDGADRAKRPLTFAFNGGPGSASIWVHMGAMGPRSPKLTDKGDMPPPPFQLIDDESTWLDQTDLVFIDPVGTGYSRAKTPEIAHQLNGVRGDIQSVGEFIRMYITRNDRWLSPLFLAGESYGTFRAAGLAGTLIEKGIAFNGIVLISTVLNMGVLEEDLFNGLPTALHLPTYTADAWYHKKLPADLQQKDLKAVLKESEHWAMNDYVSILNRGSDLSAAERKAAVGKLARYTGIEPRYIDDSDLRVESGHFARQLLKDQKLVIGGYDGRLTAPAPLSIEDRVEFDPAGSLVRPPFEAAFEQYIRDELGYKTDMVYNVLVHLPWDWESSNGYAETTGLLRSAFMKNPHLKVMVCAGYYDNVTPYFSVQYTFNHLGLHPEMLKNVDWQYYEAGHMMYIDRDSHRKLKQDFADFVKRAMP, from the coding sequence ATGAAGTTGCGATACACGATCTTGCTCTGTTTCGTCGCGTTGCCGGCGCTAGCCGACCAACCCGCGCAGGCGCCATCCAAAGCGTCGGCGTCGTCAACGGCACCGGCGAAAAGCTCTGCCGCACAATCGCCCGCGCCCCACGGGACTGCTGCGGCAACGGTTCCCCTGCCCAACGGCACAGCAAAAACTGACCAGGGCGAAACCGAGCAAATCAAAGCCGAGCAGCCGAAGCACGAGCCGGCCGGGAGCGAGCATCCCGGCGCCATCCAAGAGGCCGCCCGCGGCCATCATCATCCCGAGCAATCGCCTGGCCCATCGGCGGCAAGCGCCGTGTCGGCGGAAGCGGTCGACGAAACGCCGGTGGCGACGCACCACAAAATCACCGTCGGCGGCAAAACGATCGCCTACACCGCCACGGTCGCGCAGATGCCGATCAAGAATGCGCGCGGCGAAACCGAGGCCCATATCTTCTACATGGCCTACACGCTCGATGGCGCCGATCGCGCCAAACGGCCGCTGACGTTCGCCTTCAACGGCGGCCCCGGCTCGGCTTCGATCTGGGTTCACATGGGCGCGATGGGGCCCCGCAGTCCAAAACTGACCGACAAAGGCGACATGCCGCCGCCGCCCTTCCAATTGATCGACGACGAATCCACGTGGCTCGATCAAACGGATCTGGTGTTCATCGATCCGGTCGGCACCGGCTACAGCCGGGCCAAGACGCCCGAAATCGCCCATCAACTCAACGGAGTGCGCGGCGATATTCAATCCGTCGGCGAGTTCATCCGCATGTATATCACTCGCAACGATCGCTGGCTGTCGCCGCTGTTTTTGGCCGGCGAAAGCTATGGCACGTTTCGCGCCGCCGGGCTGGCGGGCACGCTCATCGAAAAGGGCATCGCCTTCAATGGCATCGTATTGATTTCGACGGTTCTGAACATGGGCGTGCTGGAAGAGGATTTGTTCAACGGGTTGCCCACGGCTTTGCACTTGCCCACCTACACCGCCGACGCCTGGTATCACAAGAAATTGCCGGCCGACCTACAGCAAAAGGATCTAAAAGCCGTGCTGAAGGAATCCGAGCATTGGGCGATGAACGATTATGTGTCGATCCTCAATCGCGGAAGCGATTTATCCGCGGCGGAGCGAAAAGCGGCCGTCGGCAAATTGGCCCGCTACACGGGCATCGAACCGCGCTACATCGACGACAGCGACTTGCGCGTCGAATCCGGGCATTTTGCCCGGCAATTGCTGAAAGACCAGAAGCTGGTGATCGGCGGCTACGATGGCCGGCTGACCGCTCCCGCGCCGCTGAGCATTGAAGACCGTGTCGAGTTCGATCCCGCGGGCTCGCTTGTCCGGCCGCCGTTCGAAGCCGCGTTCGAGCAATACATCCGCGACGAACTCGGCTACAAGACCGACATGGTCTACAACGTGCTGGTGCATCTCCCCTGGGATTGGGAGTCGAGCAACGGCTACGCCGAAACCACCGGCCTGCTCCGCTCGGCCTTCATGAAAAATCCGCATCTAAAGGTCATGGTTTGCGCGGGCTATTACGACAACGTGACGCCGTATTTCTCGGTGCAATACACGTTCAATCATCTCGGCTTGCATCCGGAAATGCTGAAGAACGTCGATTGGCAATACTACGAAGCGGGCCACATGATGTATATCGACCGCGATTCGCATCGCAAGCTAAAACAAGACTTCGCCGATTTCGTCAAACGAGCGATGCCGTGA
- a CDS encoding sugar phosphate isomerase/epimerase family protein, with amino-acid sequence MLPAISQVCTLNASFETDVADFAAAHCGAIEIWWGKLETYLESHSLGEARRLLADSGLAAPVASYQGGLLTSQGEARREHWDHFRRRLAIARELAIGTLVLAGDVEGPLGQQDFDRLQVSLRQAGEEAGQAGVRLALEFQARATLPNNLQSAAAIVAHCDSPHLGICLDMFHYATGPSKPEDLAHLTPQNLFHVQLCDMAGPLRELATDADRILPGDGEFTLEPLIARLREIDYSGAVAVELMNPQLWSVSPRQFGEVAITALRRVLGIASMD; translated from the coding sequence ATGCTTCCCGCCATCAGCCAAGTCTGCACGCTGAATGCCTCGTTCGAAACCGACGTGGCGGATTTCGCTGCCGCGCATTGCGGGGCGATCGAAATCTGGTGGGGGAAATTGGAAACCTATCTCGAATCGCATTCACTCGGCGAGGCTCGAAGGCTGTTGGCCGACAGCGGGCTCGCCGCGCCGGTGGCCAGTTATCAAGGCGGCTTGCTCACCAGCCAAGGCGAAGCACGCCGCGAACATTGGGACCACTTTCGCCGGCGTCTGGCGATCGCGCGCGAATTGGCGATCGGCACCTTGGTGCTCGCCGGCGACGTCGAAGGGCCGCTCGGGCAGCAAGATTTCGACCGCTTGCAGGTGTCGTTGCGGCAGGCCGGCGAAGAGGCGGGCCAAGCCGGAGTTCGGCTCGCGCTCGAATTTCAAGCCCGCGCGACATTGCCGAACAACCTGCAATCGGCCGCGGCAATCGTGGCCCATTGCGACAGCCCGCACCTGGGCATCTGCCTCGACATGTTTCACTACGCCACGGGCCCGAGCAAGCCGGAAGATTTAGCTCATTTGACGCCCCAGAATCTGTTCCACGTGCAGCTTTGCGACATGGCGGGCCCGCTGCGCGAGCTGGCCACCGATGCCGACCGCATTCTGCCCGGCGACGGCGAATTCACGCTCGAACCGCTGATCGCCCGGCTCCGTGAGATCGATTATTCCGGAGCCGTAGCGGTTGAATTGATGAACCCGCAATTGTGGTCCGTGTCGCCGCGCCAATTCGGCGAAGTGGCGATCACCGCCCTGCGCCGCGTGCTCGGCATCGCCAGCATGGATTGA
- a CDS encoding phospholipase D-like domain-containing protein → MSLAEGPTSEQRSLPQPHWDHAAVAVAGNELTLYEESISFIDAMLADIRTARQRVWLESYIIVDDSAARAVADALIERAAAGLDVRLMYDSIGCLSTPQSFFDRLTAGGVKVHGFHSIRERLWDIRLLQFLNRRNHRKLLVVDDRVGYFGGMNLVDQRGLATPSDAKARHLPASAGWRDLHVRLVGPKQAEIAREMERLWQWKTRQPITAPAAWPLRQLLAAERDDIFFFASRPSRHSRRIGRVIGPLIRGAQREIIVSMAYFIPIGAVMRELLRARRRGVRVRVVVPGNSDVKLVQWATRHLCRRLLARGILIFERKDYMLHSKVIVIDGVRTIVGSANLDPRSLRTNLEFVGVIFSQAMAAAATRFCLHEIHHSRRIRLVEIRSRPWWQRVRDRFAWSLRRWL, encoded by the coding sequence ATGTCGCTTGCCGAAGGACCGACGTCCGAACAGCGCTCGTTGCCGCAGCCGCACTGGGACCATGCGGCAGTTGCGGTGGCGGGCAATGAGCTGACGCTCTACGAGGAATCGATCTCCTTTATTGATGCGATGCTGGCCGACATTCGCACGGCCCGGCAGCGTGTCTGGCTCGAAAGCTATATCATCGTCGACGATTCGGCGGCCCGGGCCGTGGCCGACGCGTTGATCGAGCGCGCGGCGGCCGGCCTCGACGTGCGATTGATGTACGACTCGATCGGCTGCCTTTCGACACCGCAATCCTTTTTCGATCGCCTGACCGCCGGCGGCGTGAAGGTGCACGGTTTTCATTCGATCCGCGAGCGGCTTTGGGACATCCGCCTTCTGCAATTCTTGAATCGGCGGAATCATCGCAAGCTGTTGGTGGTCGACGATCGGGTCGGGTATTTTGGCGGGATGAACCTTGTCGATCAGCGGGGCCTCGCCACGCCGAGCGACGCCAAGGCTCGGCATCTGCCCGCCTCGGCCGGCTGGCGCGATTTGCACGTTCGCCTTGTCGGACCGAAGCAGGCGGAGATTGCCCGCGAGATGGAGCGGCTTTGGCAATGGAAAACGCGGCAACCGATCACGGCGCCGGCGGCGTGGCCGTTGCGGCAATTGCTCGCCGCCGAGCGCGACGACATTTTTTTCTTCGCCTCCCGGCCGAGTCGGCACAGCCGGCGGATCGGCCGCGTGATTGGGCCGCTGATCCGCGGCGCGCAGCGCGAGATCATCGTGTCGATGGCCTATTTCATTCCGATCGGCGCGGTAATGCGCGAATTGCTGCGGGCTCGGCGGCGCGGCGTGCGGGTGCGGGTTGTCGTGCCCGGCAATAGCGACGTGAAGCTCGTGCAATGGGCCACGCGACATTTGTGCCGCCGGCTGCTGGCCCGCGGCATCCTGATTTTCGAACGAAAAGACTACATGCTGCACAGCAAGGTGATCGTGATCGATGGTGTGCGGACGATAGTCGGCTCGGCGAATCTCGATCCGCGCAGCTTGCGAACGAATCTGGAATTCGTGGGCGTGATTTTTTCCCAGGCGATGGCCGCCGCGGCAACACGATTTTGTCTGCACGAGATTCACCATAGCCGCCGCATCCGGCTCGTCGAGATTCGCAGCCGGCCGTGGTGGCAGCGCGTGCGCGACCGCTTTGCGTGGTCGCTAAGGCGCTGGCTGTGA